The Mesorhizobium loti genome includes a region encoding these proteins:
- a CDS encoding heme-degrading domain-containing protein, protein MAVADDIALIKRQEETLVFAAFDEAVAFKIGSAIRDRALAENLPVIVDIRTFDRPLFYVALPGSNASNPDWARRKINVVKRFLRSTYRMVLEQQRPDRTFKIGEGLDISDYVLAGGGFPVTVRGAGVIGVIAVSGLPEREDHGVVVDALCDHLGIDKRGLTLPRDAE, encoded by the coding sequence ATGGCCGTTGCTGACGACATCGCTCTGATCAAGAGACAGGAAGAGACCCTTGTCTTCGCCGCCTTCGACGAGGCCGTCGCTTTCAAGATCGGCTCAGCCATCCGCGATCGGGCGTTGGCCGAGAACCTGCCTGTGATCGTCGACATCAGGACCTTCGATAGGCCGCTGTTCTATGTCGCGCTGCCGGGCTCGAACGCTTCCAATCCCGACTGGGCGCGGCGCAAGATCAACGTGGTCAAACGGTTCCTGAGAAGCACCTATCGCATGGTGCTGGAACAGCAGCGCCCGGACCGCACCTTCAAGATTGGCGAGGGTCTCGACATATCGGACTATGTGCTGGCCGGCGGCGGCTTTCCGGTGACGGTGAGGGGCGCCGGTGTCATAGGTGTGATCGCCGTTTCCGGCCTGCCGGAGCGCGAGGATCATGGTGTCGTGGTCGATGCGCTGTGCGATCATTTGGGCATCGACAAGCGCGGGCTGACGCTGCCTCGGGACGCCGAATGA
- the xdhC gene encoding xanthine dehydrogenase accessory protein XdhC: MNSKVQSLKAFLASVGRVALVEVAGTKGSTPREKGAFMLVSQTAIFGTIGGGQLEYMAIDKARQMVGSSPSPLWGGSAGKAGRGGGADASAKPPPPSFANAAAQRPLTDPPHKGEGEEAHIEVDEICATLDVPLGPEIGQCCGGRVEVLIRLVDAALAAELIAAAEAEEAHLPHVYIFGGGHVGQALASTIALLPVHGVVIETRAEALEGMPETIETRLTPMPEAEVRDAPAGTAFAILTHDHALDFLIVAEALKRGDTAYVGMIGSKTKRATFRNWFLKSADGREAEFARLVSPIGGDAVKDKRPQVIAALAAAEIMTALVSHSAALSADHQVPHGRVMAG; this comes from the coding sequence ATGAACTCGAAAGTGCAAAGCCTGAAAGCCTTTCTCGCCAGCGTCGGCCGGGTCGCCCTGGTCGAAGTGGCCGGCACAAAAGGCTCGACGCCACGCGAGAAGGGCGCCTTCATGCTCGTCTCGCAGACGGCGATCTTTGGCACGATCGGCGGCGGTCAGCTCGAATACATGGCGATCGACAAGGCCCGGCAGATGGTGGGTTCTTCACCCTCCCCCTTGTGGGGAGGGTCGGCCGGCAAAGCCGGACGGGGTGGGGGCGCGGACGCTAGCGCCAAGCCGCCCCCACCCTCGTTCGCGAACGCCGCTGCGCAACGTCCGCTCACCGACCCACCCCACAAGGGGGAGGGTGAAGAAGCCCACATCGAGGTTGACGAGATCTGCGCAACCCTAGACGTCCCGCTCGGCCCCGAGATCGGCCAATGCTGCGGCGGGCGCGTCGAAGTGCTGATCCGGCTCGTCGATGCCGCGCTCGCCGCCGAGCTGATCGCGGCCGCGGAAGCCGAGGAGGCGCATCTGCCGCATGTCTACATCTTCGGCGGCGGCCATGTCGGCCAGGCACTGGCGTCGACGATAGCACTTCTTCCCGTGCACGGCGTCGTCATCGAGACGCGCGCCGAAGCACTGGAAGGCATGCCGGAAACCATCGAGACACGGCTGACGCCGATGCCGGAGGCTGAGGTGCGTGATGCTCCGGCCGGCACCGCTTTCGCCATCCTCACCCACGACCATGCGTTGGACTTTCTGATCGTCGCCGAGGCGCTGAAACGCGGCGACACCGCCTATGTCGGCATGATCGGATCCAAGACCAAGAGAGCAACGTTCAGGAACTGGTTCCTGAAATCGGCGGATGGCAGGGAAGCCGAATTTGCCCGCCTCGTCTCGCCGATCGGCGGCGATGCCGTCAAGGACAAGCGCCCGCAGGTCATCGCGGCGCTGGCGGCGGCCGAGATCATGACCGCGTTGGTCAGTCACAGCGCAGCCTTGAGTGCCGACCATCAAGTTCCGCATGGCAGGGTGATGGCAGGCTAA
- a CDS encoding LLM class flavin-dependent oxidoreductase, with protein MHLAVSLNIAAASGQAILDFGQISSFVRKAEAAGVDMVIISDSADKPSSSPFEATTLLAALATVTNRIGLVAGASTLAHQPYNLARRFASLDIISHGRVGWNATLRQNPREAGNFSRPEGFSDDDFRRRAREFINIVRALWIGWGRDALLFDKAAGRFHDPDMMHPLNHVGEFFSVRGPLNVARSPQDRPVLIISDPAEADLDLASGAADVVLIEGQPSEALKVAVGDLKRRAAAIGRKPETVKVLATTSEPGIDSLQALLESSGCDGFNFVLPADVPGLHSFADRILPELRRHGITGQSYRGAALRSHLGLAGGGDQ; from the coding sequence ATGCATCTTGCCGTTTCGCTCAACATCGCTGCCGCCAGCGGGCAGGCCATCCTGGACTTCGGCCAGATCAGCAGCTTCGTGCGCAAGGCGGAAGCGGCGGGCGTGGACATGGTCATCATTTCCGACTCCGCCGATAAGCCATCGAGCAGCCCGTTCGAAGCGACCACGCTGCTGGCCGCTCTCGCGACGGTGACCAACAGGATCGGTCTCGTTGCCGGCGCCTCTACGCTCGCGCATCAGCCCTACAACCTGGCGCGCCGGTTTGCTTCGCTCGACATCATCAGCCATGGCCGCGTCGGATGGAACGCCACGTTGCGGCAAAACCCGCGCGAGGCCGGAAACTTCAGCCGGCCCGAAGGTTTTTCCGACGATGATTTCCGCCGCCGCGCCAGGGAGTTCATCAACATCGTACGGGCGCTGTGGATTGGCTGGGGGCGCGACGCGCTGCTGTTCGACAAGGCAGCGGGCCGCTTCCACGATCCGGACATGATGCACCCGCTGAACCATGTCGGCGAATTCTTCTCGGTACGCGGGCCGCTCAATGTCGCACGGTCGCCGCAGGACAGGCCGGTGCTCATCATATCCGACCCGGCGGAGGCTGATCTTGATCTCGCAAGCGGCGCCGCTGACGTTGTCCTTATCGAGGGACAGCCGTCAGAGGCCTTGAAAGTTGCCGTTGGCGACCTGAAGCGCCGAGCCGCCGCTATCGGCCGCAAACCGGAGACAGTGAAAGTTCTGGCAACGACATCCGAACCGGGCATCGACAGCCTCCAGGCTTTGCTGGAATCGAGTGGCTGTGACGGCTTCAATTTTGTTTTGCCAGCTGATGTCCCGGGACTTCACAGTTTTGCCGACCGCATTTTGCCAGAGCTCCGGCGCCATGGCATCACCGGCCAGAGCTATCGCGGCGCGGCGTTGCGCTCGCATCTCGGCCTCGCCGGCGGAGGTGATCAATGA
- a CDS encoding urate hydroxylase PuuD, which translates to MMDFAIFWDWLSFAVRWLHVVTGIAWIGSSFYFVALDLGLRQRPGMPVGAFGEEWQVHGGGFYHIQKYLVAPAEMPEHLTWFKWESYATWLSGFAMLCVVYYAGADLFLIDPNVLPMSVPVGILLSLATIGVGWVVYDLLCRSPLGKSDTGLMLVLYCVLVFIAWGLTHLFTGRAAFLHLGAITATIMSANVFMVIIPNQKIVVADLIAGRKPDPKYGKIAKQRSLHNNYLTLPVLFLMLSNHYPLAFGTEFNWVIASLVFIIGVLIRHYFNSVHARKGNPTWTWMAALVLFIIIIWLSTAPKVLTGEPRESAAAQIYVASAHFPAVRDTVLGRCSMCHAAEPVYEGIYHAPKGVMLDTDADIANHAREIYLQAGRSHAMPPANVSQITDKERALLVAWFEGAGK; encoded by the coding sequence ATGATGGATTTCGCGATTTTCTGGGACTGGCTTAGTTTTGCCGTGCGCTGGCTGCATGTCGTCACCGGCATCGCCTGGATCGGCTCGTCCTTCTACTTCGTCGCGCTCGATCTCGGCCTGCGCCAGCGCCCGGGCATGCCCGTCGGCGCCTTCGGCGAGGAATGGCAGGTGCATGGCGGCGGATTCTACCACATCCAGAAATATCTGGTGGCGCCCGCCGAGATGCCGGAACACCTGACCTGGTTCAAATGGGAATCCTACGCCACCTGGCTGTCCGGCTTCGCCATGCTGTGTGTTGTCTATTATGCCGGAGCCGATCTGTTCCTGATCGATCCGAACGTGCTGCCGATGTCGGTGCCGGTCGGCATCCTGCTGTCGCTGGCGACCATCGGCGTCGGCTGGGTGGTCTACGATCTTCTGTGCCGCTCACCGCTGGGAAAAAGCGATACCGGCCTGATGCTGGTGCTTTACTGCGTGCTGGTGTTCATCGCCTGGGGGCTGACGCACCTGTTCACCGGCCGCGCCGCCTTCCTGCATCTGGGCGCCATCACCGCCACGATCATGTCGGCCAATGTCTTCATGGTCATCATCCCCAACCAGAAGATCGTCGTCGCCGACCTCATCGCTGGCCGCAAGCCTGATCCGAAATACGGCAAGATCGCCAAGCAGCGCTCCCTGCACAACAATTATCTGACGCTGCCGGTGCTGTTCCTGATGCTGTCGAACCACTATCCCCTGGCGTTCGGCACTGAGTTCAACTGGGTCATCGCCTCGCTGGTGTTCATCATCGGCGTGCTGATCCGGCACTATTTCAACTCGGTCCATGCCCGCAAGGGCAACCCGACCTGGACCTGGATGGCGGCGCTTGTCCTGTTCATCATCATCATCTGGCTGTCGACCGCGCCGAAGGTACTGACCGGCGAACCCAGGGAATCGGCGGCGGCGCAAATCTATGTCGCGTCAGCGCATTTCCCGGCCGTGCGCGACACCGTGCTCGGCCGCTGCTCGATGTGCCATGCGGCGGAGCCGGTCTATGAGGGCATCTATCATGCGCCCAAGGGCGTGATGCTCGACACCGATGCCGACATCGCCAACCACGCCCGGGAAATCTATCTGCAGGCCGGCCGCAGCCACGCCATGCCGCCCGCCAACGTCTCCCAGATCACCGACAAGGAGCGGGCGCTGCTGGTGGCCTGGTTCGAAGGCGCAGGGAAATAG
- the xdhB gene encoding xanthine dehydrogenase molybdopterin binding subunit, with translation MNKHAAPNLKAEKIAGGVANDQRHDSAHKHVSGTAIYIDDMPEPAGTLHGCLGLSSATHATITSMDLSAVRTAPGVVDVLTASDVPGENDISPTGRHDEPVLADGKVQFYGQPIFCVIAETREQARRATKLAKVEYKELPFVTDIGELDPKKSKLVTPPLTLKRGDAATAIRQAPRRLKGKMRIGGQEHFYLEGHIAMAVPGEDQDVTIYSSTQHPSEVQHMVSHALGVPSNAITVEIRRMGGGFGGKETQGNQFAALAAIAAKKHHRAVKIRPDRDDDMIATGKRHDFLVDYEVGFDDDGNILGVDFMFAARCGFSSDLSGPVTDRALFHCDNTYFWPAVHAQSAPLYTNTVSNTAFRGFGGPQGMVGAERVIDEVAFAVGKDPLEIRKKNFYGTSDRNITPYHQTVEDNIIQRIVAELEQSASYARRRREISAFNANSRFIKRGLALTPVKFGISFTATHYNQAGALVHVYTDGSVHLNHGGTEMGQGLYVKVAQVVAEEFQIDLDQVKITATTTGKVPNTSATAASSGSDLNGMAAQNGARQIKDRLTDFAAEKYQVPRDQVLFLPNRVRIGNQEIAFADLVKQAYMARIQLSAAGFYKTPKIHWNRDKGEGRPFYYFAYGASCSEVSVDTLTGEYMVERTDILHDCGRSLNRAIDIGQIEGGFIQGMGWLTTEELWWDAKGRLRTHAPSTYKIPLASDRPKVFNVTLADWPEASEPTIHRSKAVGEPPFPLGMSVLHALSDAVASIADHKICPRLDAPATPERVLMAIERLKKEIKAGA, from the coding sequence ATGAACAAGCACGCTGCCCCCAACCTCAAGGCTGAAAAGATCGCTGGCGGCGTCGCCAACGACCAGCGTCACGATTCCGCGCATAAACATGTCAGCGGCACCGCCATCTATATCGACGACATGCCGGAACCGGCTGGCACGCTGCATGGCTGCCTCGGGCTTTCCAGTGCCACGCATGCCACGATTACCAGCATGGATCTCTCGGCGGTGCGCACGGCGCCCGGTGTTGTCGACGTGCTGACGGCCAGTGACGTGCCGGGCGAGAACGACATCTCGCCGACCGGCCGCCACGACGAGCCGGTGCTTGCCGACGGCAAGGTGCAATTCTACGGCCAGCCTATCTTCTGCGTCATTGCCGAGACGCGCGAGCAGGCGCGCCGCGCCACCAAATTGGCCAAGGTCGAATACAAGGAATTGCCTTTCGTCACCGACATAGGCGAGCTCGATCCGAAAAAGAGCAAGCTCGTCACGCCGCCCCTCACGCTGAAGCGTGGCGATGCCGCTACGGCGATCCGTCAGGCGCCGCGCCGGCTGAAAGGAAAAATGCGCATTGGCGGCCAGGAACACTTCTATCTCGAGGGCCATATCGCCATGGCTGTTCCGGGCGAAGACCAGGACGTCACCATCTATTCCTCGACCCAGCATCCGAGCGAAGTCCAGCACATGGTCAGTCATGCGCTTGGCGTGCCGAGCAATGCCATCACGGTGGAAATCCGCCGCATGGGCGGCGGCTTCGGCGGCAAGGAAACGCAGGGCAATCAGTTTGCCGCATTGGCCGCGATCGCCGCGAAGAAGCACCATCGCGCCGTGAAGATCCGGCCCGACCGCGATGACGACATGATCGCCACCGGCAAGCGTCATGATTTCCTCGTCGACTATGAGGTCGGCTTCGATGACGACGGCAACATCCTCGGCGTCGATTTCATGTTCGCGGCGCGCTGCGGTTTTTCGTCGGACCTTTCCGGCCCGGTGACCGATCGCGCGCTGTTCCACTGTGACAACACTTATTTCTGGCCGGCGGTGCACGCCCAATCGGCGCCGCTCTACACCAACACCGTGTCGAACACGGCGTTTCGTGGTTTCGGCGGCCCGCAAGGCATGGTCGGCGCCGAGCGCGTTATCGACGAGGTGGCCTTTGCCGTCGGCAAGGATCCGCTAGAAATCCGCAAGAAGAACTTCTACGGCACATCGGACCGCAACATCACGCCCTACCACCAGACGGTCGAGGACAACATTATCCAGCGCATCGTCGCCGAGCTGGAGCAAAGCGCCAGCTACGCGCGGCGGCGGCGCGAAATATCGGCCTTCAATGCCAACAGCCGTTTCATCAAGCGTGGCCTGGCGCTGACGCCGGTCAAGTTCGGCATCTCGTTCACCGCCACGCATTACAATCAGGCCGGCGCGCTGGTGCATGTCTACACCGACGGTTCGGTGCATCTGAACCATGGCGGCACCGAGATGGGGCAGGGTCTCTACGTCAAGGTGGCCCAGGTGGTGGCGGAAGAGTTCCAGATCGACCTCGACCAGGTGAAGATCACCGCGACCACGACCGGCAAGGTGCCGAACACCTCGGCCACGGCAGCGTCGTCCGGCTCCGACCTCAACGGCATGGCGGCGCAGAATGGCGCTCGCCAGATCAAGGATCGGTTGACCGATTTCGCCGCCGAAAAATACCAGGTGCCGCGCGATCAGGTGCTGTTCCTGCCCAACCGGGTGCGCATCGGCAACCAGGAAATTGCCTTCGCCGACCTCGTCAAGCAGGCTTACATGGCCCGCATCCAGCTGTCGGCGGCCGGTTTCTACAAGACGCCGAAAATCCACTGGAACCGCGACAAGGGGGAGGGTCGTCCCTTCTACTATTTCGCCTATGGTGCGTCGTGCTCGGAGGTCTCGGTCGACACTCTGACCGGCGAATACATGGTCGAGCGCACCGACATTCTCCACGATTGCGGCCGCTCGCTGAACCGGGCGATCGACATCGGCCAGATCGAGGGCGGCTTCATCCAGGGCATGGGTTGGCTGACGACGGAAGAACTGTGGTGGGACGCCAAGGGCCGGCTGCGCACGCACGCGCCGTCGACCTACAAGATCCCGCTCGCCTCAGACCGGCCGAAGGTCTTCAACGTCACTCTGGCCGACTGGCCTGAAGCCAGCGAGCCGACGATCCATCGCTCCAAGGCGGTCGGCGAGCCGCCGTTCCCGCTCGGCATGTCGGTGCTGCACGCGCTGTCGGACGCGGTGGCGAGCATTGCCGACCACAAGATCTGCCCGCGCCTCGATGCGCCGGCAACGCCAGAACGGGTGCTGATGGCGATCGAGCGGTTGAAGAAAGAGATCAAGGCCGGCGCCTGA
- a CDS encoding glycerate kinase: MTVLDPKTFLTSIFNAAVAAADPERTIRDHLPAKPKGRTIVIGAGKGSAQMAAAFEKVWDGPIEGLVVTRYGYGAKCERIEIIEAAHPVPDAAGLEASRRLLAKVQGLTADDLVVALISGGGSALLPSPAGSLTLADEIAVNEALLASGAPIAAMNTIRKHLSTIKGGRLAAAAWPAKVVSLVVSDIPGDNPALVASGPTVPDTGSRQDALASIAAYGMKLPASVMAHIDSPAADAPSTNDKRFSRNEVHLIASAGVSLEAAAAEAKRQGVEAVILSDAIEGEAREVGGVHGAIAREVATRDRPFSKPVLILSGGETTVTLRAKGKGGRNSEFLLAFAIGINGAEGIHALAADTDGIDGSEDNAGAFADGSTVSRMRAAGVDAKAMLAGNNAWTAFNAVGDLFVPGPTGTNVNDLRAILIR; encoded by the coding sequence ATGACCGTGCTCGATCCCAAGACCTTCCTGACCTCAATCTTCAACGCGGCCGTCGCCGCCGCCGATCCGGAACGAACCATCCGGGATCATCTGCCAGCCAAGCCCAAGGGCCGCACCATCGTCATCGGCGCGGGAAAAGGCTCGGCGCAGATGGCGGCGGCGTTCGAGAAGGTGTGGGACGGCCCCATCGAAGGGCTGGTCGTCACCCGTTACGGCTATGGCGCGAAATGCGAGCGGATCGAGATCATCGAGGCGGCGCATCCGGTGCCGGACGCCGCCGGGCTCGAAGCCTCGCGGCGCCTGCTCGCCAAGGTCCAGGGACTGACGGCGGACGATCTGGTCGTGGCGCTGATTTCGGGTGGCGGCTCGGCGCTGCTGCCGTCGCCAGCCGGCAGCCTGACGCTCGCCGACGAGATCGCCGTCAACGAAGCGCTGCTCGCCTCCGGCGCGCCGATCGCGGCGATGAACACCATCCGCAAGCACCTTTCAACCATCAAGGGCGGCAGGCTGGCGGCGGCCGCCTGGCCGGCCAAGGTGGTGTCGCTGGTCGTCTCCGACATTCCCGGCGACAATCCGGCGCTGGTGGCTTCCGGTCCGACGGTACCGGATACCGGCAGCCGGCAGGATGCGCTGGCATCGATTGCTGCTTACGGCATGAAACTGCCGGCCTCGGTCATGGCGCATATCGATTCGCCGGCCGCCGATGCACCAAGCACGAATGACAAGCGCTTTTCGCGCAACGAAGTCCACCTGATCGCCTCGGCCGGCGTTTCGCTCGAAGCAGCGGCGGCTGAGGCGAAACGGCAAGGCGTCGAAGCGGTCATCCTGTCCGATGCCATCGAAGGCGAAGCGCGCGAAGTCGGTGGCGTCCATGGGGCAATCGCGCGCGAAGTGGCGACGCGCGACCGGCCATTTTCAAAGCCGGTTCTCATCCTGTCCGGCGGTGAGACCACCGTAACGCTGCGCGCCAAGGGCAAAGGGGGCCGCAACTCAGAATTCCTGCTTGCCTTCGCCATCGGCATCAACGGCGCGGAAGGTATCCATGCGCTGGCCGCCGACACCGATGGTATCGACGGTTCGGAAGACAATGCCGGCGCCTTCGCCGATGGTTCGACCGTATCGCGCATGCGCGCGGCCGGTGTGGACGCCAAGGCGATGCTGGCCGGCAACAATGCCTGGACGGCCTTCAATGCCGTCGGCGATCTTTTTGTGCCTGGTCCGACCGGCACGAATGTCAACGATCTCAGGGCTATATTGATCCGCTGA
- a CDS encoding LysR family transcriptional regulator gives MAYLDNIAVFVRVVELGNLSAAGRDMRISPAVASNRIKELEKHLGVRLFNRTTRQLMPTEHGTVFYGGAKQVLEAITEAEAAVSALSGQPRGTIRVTAPLGLGRRLVASGIPDFHDKYPDIEVRLRLSDHNVDIMKEGIDVAFRLGIIEDSSLRMRGIMECERVLVAAPKYLEARGEPIEPQELIGKKHDCLMLRYSGAREYVWTLQTPTGPQKFEVHGPYDTDDGDVLTGWALSGRGIINKPRFEVEPFIRDQRLKVILSNTPPTPVQFAAVYPHKKLQDPKVRLLLDFMAERCQRLINDLLAGK, from the coding sequence ATGGCCTATCTCGACAACATCGCCGTTTTCGTTCGCGTCGTCGAACTCGGCAATCTGTCGGCGGCGGGCCGCGACATGCGCATTTCGCCGGCGGTCGCCTCCAACCGCATCAAGGAGCTGGAGAAGCACCTGGGCGTGCGGCTGTTCAACCGCACCACGCGCCAATTGATGCCGACCGAGCATGGCACGGTTTTTTACGGGGGCGCCAAGCAGGTGCTGGAGGCGATCACCGAGGCGGAAGCCGCGGTCTCGGCGCTATCCGGCCAGCCGCGCGGCACCATCCGCGTCACCGCCCCATTAGGCCTCGGCCGCCGGCTGGTGGCTTCGGGCATTCCCGATTTCCACGACAAGTATCCTGATATCGAGGTTCGGCTCAGGCTCTCGGACCACAATGTCGATATCATGAAGGAAGGCATCGACGTCGCCTTCCGGCTCGGCATCATCGAGGATTCCAGCCTCAGGATGCGCGGCATCATGGAATGCGAACGCGTGCTGGTGGCGGCGCCGAAATATCTGGAGGCGCGCGGCGAGCCAATTGAGCCGCAGGAGCTGATCGGCAAGAAGCACGACTGCCTGATGCTGCGCTATTCCGGCGCGCGCGAATATGTGTGGACGCTGCAGACCCCCACAGGCCCGCAGAAATTCGAAGTGCACGGGCCGTATGACACCGACGATGGCGACGTGCTGACCGGCTGGGCGCTGTCGGGGCGCGGCATCATCAACAAGCCGCGCTTCGAGGTCGAGCCGTTCATCCGCGACCAGCGGTTGAAGGTGATCCTGAGCAACACGCCGCCGACGCCGGTGCAGTTCGCCGCCGTCTATCCGCACAAGAAGCTGCAGGACCCGAAAGTGCGGCTGCTGCTCGACTTCATGGCCGAGCGCTGCCAGCGGCTGATCAACGATCTGCTTGCTGGTAAATGA
- the guaD gene encoding guanine deaminase → MSSTLLRGRTLSFVRWPQTIDDHSAWRYEEDGGLLIRDGRIVAAGAYADVEKQAGETAKKIDHRPHLLLPGFIDAHAHFPQMQVIASYGAELLDWLNTYTFPEETKFANAQHGRRIARLFLDEMVRHGTTTVAAYCSVHKASAEAFFAESHDRNMLNIAGKVMMDRNAPDGVLDTPQSGYDDSKALIAQWHGKGRQHYAITPRFAITSSPEQMEMAGALCREHPDLHMQTHLSENHAEIAFTQELYPWSRDYTDVYEHYGLLRKKSLFGHCIHLSEREADALSDSGSVAVFCPTSNLFLGSGLFDYQRFRRRDKPIRIAAATDVGGGTNYSMLRTMDEGYKVIALNGEKLNPFQSFWQMTRGNAEALSVVEKIGTLDEGSDADIVVLDARATPAMRLRMETVETLAQELFLLQTLGDDRTVREVYVAGRPAKTDMIAG, encoded by the coding sequence ATGAGCTCGACACTTCTGCGCGGCCGCACGCTGTCCTTTGTGCGCTGGCCGCAAACCATCGATGACCATTCCGCCTGGCGCTACGAGGAGGATGGCGGCCTGCTGATCCGCGACGGCAGGATCGTTGCCGCCGGCGCCTATGCCGATGTTGAAAAGCAGGCCGGCGAGACGGCGAAGAAAATCGACCATCGGCCGCATCTGCTGCTGCCGGGCTTCATCGATGCGCATGCGCATTTCCCGCAGATGCAGGTCATCGCCTCCTATGGCGCGGAACTGCTCGACTGGTTGAACACCTACACTTTTCCGGAAGAGACGAAGTTCGCCAATGCGCAGCACGGCCGCCGCATCGCGCGGCTGTTCCTCGACGAAATGGTGCGCCATGGCACCACGACGGTTGCCGCCTACTGCTCGGTACACAAGGCTTCCGCCGAGGCGTTCTTTGCCGAGTCGCATGACCGCAACATGCTCAACATCGCCGGCAAGGTGATGATGGATCGCAACGCGCCCGACGGCGTGCTCGACACGCCGCAATCCGGCTATGACGACAGCAAGGCGCTGATTGCGCAGTGGCACGGCAAGGGCCGCCAGCACTACGCCATCACGCCGCGCTTCGCCATCACCTCGTCGCCGGAGCAGATGGAGATGGCCGGCGCGCTGTGCCGCGAACACCCCGACCTGCACATGCAGACGCATCTGTCGGAAAACCACGCCGAGATCGCCTTCACGCAGGAACTCTACCCCTGGTCGCGTGACTACACCGACGTCTACGAGCACTACGGCTTGTTGAGGAAGAAGAGCCTGTTTGGCCATTGCATCCATCTGTCGGAGCGCGAGGCGGATGCGCTTTCTGACTCGGGCTCAGTGGCGGTGTTCTGCCCGACCTCCAACCTGTTCCTCGGTTCCGGCCTGTTCGATTACCAACGCTTTCGCCGCCGCGACAAGCCGATCCGCATCGCCGCCGCCACCGATGTCGGCGGCGGCACCAACTATTCGATGCTGCGCACCATGGACGAGGGCTACAAGGTGATCGCGCTGAATGGCGAGAAGCTCAACCCGTTCCAGTCCTTCTGGCAGATGACGCGCGGCAATGCCGAGGCGCTGTCGGTCGTGGAAAAGATCGGCACGCTGGACGAGGGCAGCGATGCCGATATCGTCGTGCTCGATGCCAGGGCGACGCCGGCCATGCGGCTCAGGATGGAAACGGTCGAGACGCTGGCGCAGGAGTTGTTTCTGCTGCAAACGCTGGGCGACGATCGCACCGTGCGCGAGGTTTACGTGGCTGGGCGGCCCGCCAAGACCGACATGATCGCCGGGTAA
- a CDS encoding LLM class flavin-dependent oxidoreductase has protein sequence MTRQMKLGAFLWATGHHIAAWRHPKAHVTAGIDIDHYIQLARTAEAAKFDMVFCEDAAGLREANVGIASQTSRSIGFEPISLLSALAVQTSRIGLVSTASTSYNEPYGLARTFLSLDHLSGGRAGWNLVTSASPIEAANFGSTGLKPHADRYERAREFAEVVTGLWHGKLGASGHDGRSFSVRDPLDLPRSPQGAPVMVQAGASDVGRDLAARTADVVFTAAQTFEEAKAFYDDLKGRLAAYGREPDDIKIMPGVAPVVAETEAEAREKHEELQELIPDDVGVALLSSYLSISDLWRHPIDGPLPELPESEGMKSRQALVIEQSRRDNLSIRQLARHFAGARGHWRIVGTAAHVADELQARFEGGAADGFNVMPSYFPGELDAFATLVVPELQRRGLFRTEYEGRTLRDHLGLKRPV, from the coding sequence ATGACCCGCCAGATGAAGCTCGGCGCCTTTCTGTGGGCGACAGGCCACCATATCGCCGCCTGGCGTCACCCCAAGGCGCATGTGACGGCCGGCATCGATATCGACCATTACATCCAGCTGGCGCGCACGGCGGAAGCGGCGAAATTCGACATGGTGTTCTGCGAGGACGCCGCCGGCCTGCGCGAGGCCAATGTCGGCATCGCCAGCCAGACGTCGCGCTCGATCGGCTTCGAGCCGATCAGCCTGCTTTCGGCGCTTGCGGTCCAGACCAGCCGCATCGGCCTCGTCTCGACCGCCTCGACAAGCTACAACGAGCCCTATGGGCTGGCACGAACCTTCCTGTCGCTCGATCATCTGAGCGGCGGCCGGGCCGGCTGGAACCTGGTCACCTCGGCCAGCCCCATCGAGGCAGCCAATTTCGGCTCGACGGGCCTCAAGCCCCATGCCGACAGGTACGAACGGGCGCGCGAATTCGCCGAGGTGGTGACCGGCCTGTGGCACGGCAAGCTCGGCGCCTCCGGCCATGACGGCCGGAGCTTTTCGGTGCGAGACCCGCTCGACCTGCCGCGTTCGCCCCAGGGCGCGCCTGTCATGGTCCAGGCCGGCGCCTCGGATGTCGGTCGCGACCTTGCCGCTCGCACCGCCGATGTGGTGTTCACGGCGGCGCAGACCTTCGAGGAAGCCAAGGCCTTTTACGACGATCTCAAGGGGCGTCTGGCGGCCTATGGGCGCGAGCCGGATGACATCAAGATCATGCCGGGCGTCGCGCCGGTGGTGGCGGAAACAGAAGCCGAAGCCCGCGAGAAACACGAGGAACTGCAGGAGCTGATCCCCGACGATGTCGGCGTGGCGCTGCTGTCCAGCTATCTCAGCATCTCCGACCTGTGGCGCCATCCGATCGACGGGCCGTTGCCCGAACTGCCGGAGAGCGAGGGGATGAAAAGCCGGCAGGCGCTGGTCATCGAGCAGTCGCGCCGCGACAACCTTTCCATTCGCCAGCTTGCGCGCCATTTCGCCGGCGCGCGCGGCCATTGGCGCATCGTCGGCACAGCGGCCCACGTGGCCGATGAGCTGCAGGCGCGATTCGAGGGGGGTGCTGCCGACGGCTTCAATGTCATGCCCTCTTATTTCCCCGGCGAACTCGATGCCTTTGCGACGCTCGTCGTGCCGGAACTGCAGCGGCGCGGCCTGTTCCGCACGGAATACGAGGGCCGGACACTGCGCGACCATCTGGGGCTGAAGCGGCCGGTTTAG